A genomic region of Runella rosea contains the following coding sequences:
- a CDS encoding tetratricopeptide repeat-containing sensor histidine kinase — MKISYLCTLMLLACLGVFAQSGMLTKQIRSLEKLPVSYTRDTQLVVSYCRLAHLYQFKNVDSVATYAQKALSLSEARDWPKGRILAFHEQSNYLVFDGRYHNVMDISRQALTLAQSIQWPLHEAHAYRFMGDCHAEFKQWDSAQVYYDKAVVIFKKLKNDSMIVRCKVNLGDLYRGKSNFRIAERYYQSALQDYHRTYSDFGIGLVNWSQGYLHVMQDELDSALAHFQKVEKIAHKLDNVFAQAAIYNEMAGLQLRRENFAEALRLAQLAMDYSQRYHSNQQIFWASFITTQAYKGLGNYKEGLRFSELALNQRDSMYYETFESRLNLYKSQYEKDLALQKQANEVQNRNRQFWIMGGFLGALIIILLYRNSLLSQRREKQDAEYQQRIAQTEISALRAQMNPHFIFNCLNSIQYYTARNEADKASEYLTKFSRLIRLVLENSRSEKVTLFNELETLRLYIEMEAMRFQQKVQYQINVSTNLDLDSIQIPPLLIQPFVENAIWHGLMHKEQGGTVTIDIRQPADTLLHIKVIDDGVGREKAAEFKSKSVTRQKSFGMKVTSERIDLINQLYQTNTRVEILDLVNADGQATGTKVIIKIPI, encoded by the coding sequence TTGAAAATTAGCTACTTATGTACGTTGATGCTATTGGCTTGTTTGGGCGTATTTGCTCAATCAGGAATGCTGACTAAACAAATAAGGTCGCTGGAAAAATTGCCTGTTTCCTACACCAGGGATACTCAACTTGTGGTGTCTTATTGTCGGCTGGCGCATCTTTATCAATTCAAGAATGTTGATTCGGTGGCTACGTATGCCCAAAAAGCACTTTCTCTTTCTGAGGCCCGCGATTGGCCAAAAGGCCGGATTCTGGCGTTTCACGAACAGAGTAATTATTTGGTTTTTGACGGGCGTTACCATAATGTTATGGACATTTCTCGGCAGGCGCTTACGTTGGCACAATCCATCCAGTGGCCCCTGCACGAAGCCCACGCCTACCGTTTTATGGGTGATTGCCACGCCGAATTTAAGCAATGGGATTCGGCGCAGGTATATTATGATAAGGCGGTGGTGATTTTTAAAAAACTGAAAAATGATAGCATGATTGTGCGATGTAAGGTCAATTTGGGCGACCTGTATCGTGGTAAATCAAATTTTAGGATCGCCGAGCGTTATTATCAATCGGCCTTGCAGGATTATCATCGTACATATTCTGATTTTGGCATAGGCTTGGTCAATTGGAGCCAAGGCTATCTGCACGTCATGCAAGATGAACTAGATTCGGCGTTGGCTCATTTTCAGAAAGTGGAAAAAATAGCCCATAAATTAGACAACGTATTTGCGCAAGCGGCTATTTATAACGAAATGGCGGGTCTTCAACTCCGCAGGGAGAATTTTGCGGAAGCGCTACGGCTTGCTCAATTGGCCATGGATTACTCTCAGAGGTACCATTCCAATCAACAGATTTTCTGGGCATCTTTTATAACGACCCAAGCTTATAAGGGTCTTGGAAACTATAAAGAGGGGTTGCGTTTTTCAGAGCTTGCGCTCAATCAGCGCGATTCTATGTATTATGAAACGTTTGAAAGCCGCCTCAATCTTTATAAATCCCAATATGAAAAAGATTTGGCCTTGCAAAAACAGGCCAATGAGGTGCAGAACAGAAACCGCCAGTTTTGGATTATGGGGGGATTTTTGGGGGCATTAATTATTATTTTGTTGTATCGAAACAGCTTATTGTCCCAACGAAGGGAAAAACAGGATGCTGAGTACCAGCAACGGATTGCCCAAACCGAAATTTCGGCGCTGCGTGCGCAGATGAATCCACATTTTATTTTCAACTGCCTTAATTCGATTCAATACTATACAGCGCGCAATGAAGCGGATAAGGCGTCTGAATACTTGACCAAATTTTCTCGACTGATACGACTCGTGCTCGAAAACTCGCGTTCAGAAAAAGTGACGTTGTTTAATGAGCTCGAAACCCTGCGTCTGTACATCGAAATGGAAGCTATGCGTTTTCAGCAAAAAGTACAGTATCAAATCAATGTATCCACCAACCTTGACCTGGATTCCATCCAGATTCCACCTTTATTGATTCAGCCATTTGTTGAAAATGCCATTTGGCATGGACTAATGCACAAAGAACAAGGAGGTACCGTAACGATTGATATTCGACAACCTGCTGATACCCTTCTACATATCAAAGTAATTGATGATGGAGTGGGCAGAGAGAAGGCCGCCGAATTTAAAAGTAAATCCGTGACCCGACAAAAATCCTTTGGCATGAAGGTGACATCGGAGCGAATCGACCTCATCAATCAATTGTATCAAACCAATACAAGGGTCGAAATTTTAGATTTAGTGAATGCCGATGGGCAAGCCACGGGTACCAAAGTTATTATTAAAATTCCCATTTAA
- a CDS encoding collagen-like triple helix repeat-containing protein: protein MNTQSIFRTAVAAMLLTSSLLFTQCQGPQGEPGPQGEKGATGDTGATGPKGETGTANVIQVTWQKASDRTDRSSPKYILPSGITLKNSFVAVYITVNSVWWLPLPYDYTSGISAEYLGHYNFFFRESENVIYLRARRLNATGNIDNVYDVGMRAIIVPASILRNGRYSAEFWQDYKTVQKAFNLPD, encoded by the coding sequence ATGAACACACAATCCATCTTCCGCACAGCGGTAGCTGCTATGTTATTGACCAGTAGTCTCTTATTTACTCAATGCCAAGGTCCGCAGGGAGAACCTGGGCCACAAGGTGAAAAGGGTGCCACTGGCGATACTGGTGCCACTGGCCCAAAAGGCGAAACAGGCACGGCTAATGTAATACAAGTTACTTGGCAAAAGGCATCTGATAGAACTGATCGTAGTAGTCCGAAGTATATTTTGCCATCAGGAATCACTTTAAAAAATTCATTTGTAGCCGTTTATATAACCGTGAATAGCGTATGGTGGCTTCCTTTACCGTATGATTATACCTCAGGAATTTCCGCCGAATATCTGGGACATTATAATTTCTTTTTCAGAGAATCCGAAAACGTCATTTACTTACGGGCACGGAGACTTAACGCAACAGGAAATATAGATAACGTATATGATGTAGGAATGAGGGCAATTATTGTCCCTGCCTCAATTCTACGCAACGGTCGCTACTCTGCCGAGTTTTGGCAAGACTATAAAACCGTTCAAAAAGCCTTCAACCTTCCTGATTAA
- a CDS encoding LytR/AlgR family response regulator transcription factor, whose amino-acid sequence MLSAVIIDDEPNAVNLLALRLSQHCPQIDVVATCTGSIQGVEAIKIHRPEILFLDIEMPQMNGFQVLEAVGDIAFSLVFVTAYDRFALKAFKYSALDYLLKPIDTQELIATIQKIEKQHQTSPQQIQYLQQQLTGTAKVLPDRLALPYQNGVTFVAVHNILYCESDDKYTRFYLSDGQDYLVTKTLREIQELLEERDFLRVHRQYLINLNRIKKFVRGEGNYIVMDNNQSIPVSRGQKDRLMERFGWL is encoded by the coding sequence ATGCTAAGTGCTGTAATTATTGATGATGAACCCAATGCTGTCAATTTATTGGCTCTACGGTTATCCCAACATTGTCCTCAAATTGACGTAGTTGCGACCTGTACGGGTAGCATTCAAGGCGTTGAAGCCATTAAAATACATCGTCCTGAAATCCTGTTTTTAGACATTGAAATGCCACAAATGAATGGCTTTCAGGTATTGGAAGCGGTGGGAGATATTGCTTTTTCGCTCGTTTTTGTCACGGCATACGACCGCTTTGCGCTCAAGGCGTTTAAGTACAGTGCCTTGGATTATTTGCTCAAACCGATTGATACGCAGGAGCTGATTGCTACGATCCAAAAAATCGAAAAGCAACATCAGACCAGTCCCCAACAAATTCAATATTTGCAGCAACAGCTCACTGGTACGGCTAAAGTCTTGCCCGACCGTCTGGCCTTACCGTACCAAAACGGCGTCACGTTTGTGGCCGTACACAACATTCTGTATTGTGAATCCGACGATAAATATACCCGTTTTTACTTGTCTGATGGGCAGGATTATCTAGTCACAAAAACCCTACGAGAGATTCAAGAATTGTTGGAAGAAAGGGATTTTTTGCGGGTACATCGTCAGTACTTGATCAACCTAAACCGAATCAAAAAATTTGTCAGGGGTGAAGGGAATTACATCGTGATGGATAATAACCAAAGTATTCCAGTTTCGAGAGGGCAGAAAGACCGTTTGATGGAACGATTTGGCTGGTTGTGA
- a CDS encoding LytTR family DNA-binding domain-containing protein, with protein sequence MENCIILRDCSGFIHLLPDEILRLEGDRNYTHVLLTDGRKLLFSKTIGYMLERMPEGTLMRISKSHAINPTYLRSVFLRRHQRYVYLTSGEKFEVSRRRAQEMRRRSKLQSPATHPIR encoded by the coding sequence ATGGAAAATTGTATTATTCTTCGGGATTGTTCAGGATTTATTCACCTTCTACCAGATGAAATTTTACGTTTGGAAGGCGACCGCAACTATACCCATGTGCTACTGACCGACGGCAGGAAACTCCTGTTTTCCAAAACCATCGGCTATATGCTGGAGCGCATGCCCGAAGGGACCCTGATGCGCATCAGCAAAAGCCACGCCATCAACCCCACGTATCTGCGAAGCGTTTTTTTACGTCGCCATCAGCGCTATGTCTATCTCACTTCGGGCGAAAAGTTTGAAGTATCCCGCCGCAGGGCGCAGGAAATGCGTAGACGGTCAAAACTGCAATCCCCAGCAACACACCCGATACGCTAA
- a CDS encoding G8 domain-containing protein codes for MRLLYFLLGLSVAIGSHAINSAQSGLWSSPSTWAGGVVPTYTDDVTILNGHTVTVDASSGAQPSEAQFLTIQQGATLTFVNIAGGGLVTRRIHVEGHLLHNAKQMGTHQMTFGPNASFTMSGNALLRFTTWTGSPVAGTWLDMTPLDNANVNITGGTFEFNQAHVDPTQLMMKAKGDLVLGVNNTIKFTNPYATLADPITINAELPIVGHLETPESPCRLAGGMVNGQLTPVQVQGNLTHYGYILPWSTANEIIFYGNVNTFYSSAEIAFPTLRFGSAAQAATNAQIITATNKAFYSVTNLYINNTHPAGVLFTGNFTATRMDISGTLTFNQGKLFLGTAITGLTLANPVTGASENAYIVTQGTAKVSKTMNISTFEYPVGSITGYAPIVLGFSTNSNVNTSVQVIEDNTQGTNSLTKKWRITKETSTFGTYSATFKWLQGYENSAFDRTDCYGHNISSNANLTGGQNAAGGPMYAVGGTFQLSSVTPTDFTVKSTPLVSPIVSAQSGPWEQTTTWVGGVVPSATTPTTILNSHTVSVQSTANVRNLHVNNGASLVLNHPSELIVNNGALIADGSITINGGSTWDNASVITVHGNVSINATGALNLMGQLDNCCFPLRYSAKILARGISAGGATNVAAGVPVFTIESGAQLTSNQGQITVYRHKGDPAYTTPTFSSAVAMPAGTEVFFTTPHFNTTQPIIAECAAYDKILLDTYFDYVRFGSSTNQVIVAGKVTSQTVSTGIKVKDNHELILLSDIDLESNRPIGLGLNSSVRFGNSTHTPTATQQINNLEVPNGTVYMDNPNGIEGNLITGNLVFVRGKIKGSVSANTVADYDATRYIVGSLALQGIPAQTNALFPLGTENDYLPITMNSPTGPSDMEAGISLSNNFTPTPTPGLTLEFLLRKSASSPFGIPTATVSWTGTYEKSGFTRNGIRLYYLLTGSGFPSWQTFGTDIGATGSNPYQATFQLNAPNNGQRFAFGNGTVPLTSIKSVVYLPNLLNLPQLTTNDIGQIAAPQKGMIVYDLNVNCVKYYNGTVWKCIATQ; via the coding sequence ATGAGACTTTTATATTTTTTATTGGGTCTGTCAGTGGCCATTGGCAGCCACGCAATCAACTCTGCCCAATCCGGTCTTTGGAGTTCGCCTTCTACATGGGCAGGCGGAGTCGTACCTACTTATACGGATGATGTGACCATCCTCAACGGCCATACCGTGACGGTAGATGCCTCCTCAGGTGCCCAACCCTCAGAGGCCCAATTCCTCACCATCCAACAAGGGGCTACACTCACGTTTGTTAATATTGCCGGTGGTGGTTTGGTTACGCGCCGCATACACGTAGAGGGGCATTTGCTGCACAATGCCAAGCAGATGGGTACACATCAGATGACCTTTGGGCCCAATGCCTCCTTCACTATGTCGGGCAATGCGCTGTTACGTTTTACTACTTGGACTGGTTCGCCTGTGGCGGGAACGTGGCTGGATATGACCCCTTTAGACAACGCCAACGTGAACATAACAGGCGGCACTTTTGAGTTCAATCAAGCGCATGTAGATCCCACTCAACTAATGATGAAAGCCAAAGGAGATTTGGTATTGGGAGTTAATAACACCATCAAATTCACCAATCCTTACGCCACCTTAGCCGACCCCATCACTATCAATGCCGAACTGCCCATAGTAGGCCATCTTGAAACACCCGAAAGCCCGTGCCGATTGGCGGGTGGGATGGTCAATGGACAACTTACGCCTGTGCAAGTACAGGGAAATCTTACCCATTACGGGTATATCTTGCCTTGGAGTACTGCCAATGAGATCATTTTTTATGGCAACGTCAATACGTTTTACAGTTCTGCCGAAATAGCATTCCCCACCCTTCGTTTTGGCAGTGCTGCACAGGCCGCCACCAATGCCCAAATCATCACCGCTACCAACAAAGCATTCTATTCGGTCACAAATCTTTACATTAACAACACCCACCCAGCGGGCGTACTTTTTACAGGCAATTTTACCGCTACCCGAATGGACATATCGGGTACGCTTACATTCAATCAGGGCAAACTTTTCTTAGGTACTGCCATCACCGGCCTGACATTGGCCAATCCTGTGACAGGCGCTTCTGAAAATGCGTACATCGTCACGCAGGGCACCGCCAAAGTCTCCAAAACCATGAATATCAGTACGTTTGAATATCCCGTAGGGAGTATAACGGGCTACGCCCCCATTGTGCTGGGTTTTTCAACTAACTCCAACGTCAATACTTCGGTACAGGTCATTGAAGATAATACACAGGGGACCAACTCCCTCACTAAAAAATGGAGGATTACCAAAGAAACGTCAACGTTCGGAACGTACTCTGCCACTTTCAAGTGGCTTCAGGGCTACGAAAACAGTGCTTTCGACCGTACGGATTGCTACGGACACAACATCAGCAGTAACGCTAACCTTACGGGCGGACAAAACGCAGCGGGAGGGCCAATGTATGCAGTAGGTGGAACCTTTCAACTGTCTTCGGTCACCCCCACTGATTTTACGGTCAAAAGCACGCCTTTGGTCAGCCCTATTGTATCGGCTCAGAGCGGGCCGTGGGAGCAGACCACTACGTGGGTGGGGGGAGTAGTACCTTCGGCTACGACACCCACGACTATTCTAAACAGCCATACCGTCAGCGTTCAATCCACCGCCAATGTCCGCAACCTCCATGTCAACAACGGAGCAAGTCTGGTGCTGAACCACCCTTCGGAGTTGATTGTCAACAATGGTGCGCTGATTGCTGACGGCAGCATAACCATCAACGGAGGCAGTACGTGGGATAATGCCTCGGTCATCACCGTTCATGGCAATGTATCCATCAATGCAACCGGCGCGTTGAACTTAATGGGCCAACTCGACAACTGCTGCTTTCCCCTGCGCTACTCCGCCAAAATTCTGGCAAGAGGCATCAGTGCAGGCGGAGCGACCAACGTGGCCGCAGGAGTTCCTGTTTTCACTATTGAATCTGGCGCACAACTGACATCCAATCAAGGACAGATCACCGTGTATCGCCACAAAGGCGACCCTGCTTACACCACACCCACGTTTTCGTCGGCGGTAGCCATGCCTGCCGGGACGGAAGTGTTTTTTACAACGCCCCACTTCAATACTACACAGCCTATCATAGCCGAATGCGCCGCTTACGACAAAATACTGTTAGACACCTACTTTGACTACGTACGCTTCGGTTCGTCCACGAATCAGGTCATTGTAGCAGGCAAAGTCACCTCTCAGACGGTCAGTACCGGGATAAAAGTAAAAGATAACCATGAATTGATTCTTTTGAGTGACATTGATTTGGAATCAAACCGGCCTATTGGGTTGGGCCTCAACAGCAGTGTACGTTTTGGAAACAGCACGCATACTCCCACGGCTACGCAACAAATCAACAACCTGGAAGTGCCCAACGGAACCGTCTACATGGATAATCCAAACGGCATTGAGGGCAATCTCATTACCGGGAATCTGGTTTTTGTCAGAGGAAAAATCAAAGGGAGCGTTTCGGCAAACACCGTTGCGGACTATGACGCCACCCGTTACATTGTAGGTTCGCTGGCACTCCAAGGTATTCCTGCCCAAACGAATGCGTTATTCCCGTTAGGTACTGAAAATGACTACCTGCCCATCACGATGAACAGCCCCACGGGGCCGAGTGACATGGAGGCGGGAATCTCGCTCTCCAACAATTTCACACCTACCCCAACTCCGGGCCTAACGCTCGAATTCCTGCTCCGTAAGAGCGCGTCAAGCCCGTTTGGAATTCCTACGGCCACGGTCAGTTGGACCGGTACATACGAAAAGTCCGGCTTTACCCGCAACGGCATCCGTCTCTACTATTTATTGACCGGTTCCGGCTTCCCCTCATGGCAGACCTTTGGTACCGACATAGGCGCCACGGGCAGCAACCCCTACCAGGCTACTTTTCAGCTCAATGCTCCCAACAACGGGCAACGCTTTGCGTTTGGTAACGGCACTGTACCGCTCACGTCGATCAAGTCGGTGGTGTATTTACCTAACCTGTTAAACTTACCGCAGCTCACCACCAACGACATCGGGCAGATTGCCGCGCCCCAAAAAGGGATGATTGTCTATGACCTGAATGTCAATTGCGTGAAATATTACAACGGGACGGTGTGGAAGTGTATTGCAACGCAGTAG
- a CDS encoding histidine kinase produces the protein MQLPPEKVITNEPYLRFDPFVIESDIVKKAYSKEMRVQDHQGYLWFVADNQSLIRYDGHYAKTYDSTRYYGINMTSNHVVWSMTDAGMAIFDTLTEKFNSYPTPLIKNYVLWGEASNADGKIYILFPAVDNNIRAPFFEFDTKTNRFKHIKLPPVINGYTNRYEPDTGALVLIKPMSVDALGRVWGQVSHASDTNHGISSLGYYDPVRHQLVWYNLAGNYNPEVRGRKEKHQELSINSIVPEANGRYIWLGGWIHLGLLRFDTHTLRWKQYYFPALKSNQLFVLQPFQKDKFIFHTDDGIKVFDKQTETLHEYPHIPDDQFSPPSNVNSFFLGRRNTVWMGKHIAVGDAAVAYLSPDVQVLRAVPQKIQKERFRIFCQYQNQLYFTYQTPRGFVLASYNEQNGQLTEMLQQPAPSQPEQHFNMALADSLHQVIWFVGKIDGGSIWQWDLRRKRMIKVQASIQNSPLRTDQLYDIMSIAQDKEGNVWIPITQTTSTTEGSLVKYDAHRKTFMNIVSIQPLVENQRLRSVMVDSRGMVWLGNWDDNLIRWFDPKTNKLTIKDDINKTTVETNIAINKMVEDPKRGVIWIAATRHGLWKYTPLTNKWQRMPLDKNDVIVNIMITNDGTLWLKSDNALIRYNPETGAAKYLGAEYDLNQFLNGSFIKGKGDELFFGRFRFYPHEIKDVTLKPRVVFSFIKVFNHELRLPQNLNSVTEITLRHDQSFFTVGFSALSYIQHQKNQYAYRLVDFSNDWILCGNTPLAAFTNVPPGEYELQVKGSNYDGVWSDVRSLKIIILPPFWQTWWFRGLLLALGLAVVYTMYRYRLEQQTLKSRLQAEEALRKQREAEYKQRIAQTEISALRAQMNPHFIFNCLNSIQYFTANNEADTASEYLSKFSRLIRLVLENSRSEKVTLTNELETLRLYIEMEAMRFQQKVHYEINVASDVDTDTIQIPPLLVQPFVENAIWHGLMHKEAGGQVIIAVTQPQENVLRIAITDDGVGREKAAEYKSKSATKHKSFGMKVTTERIELINQLYQTNTNVKINDLKDDWGIAAGTEVVVKIPI, from the coding sequence TTGCAATTGCCCCCCGAAAAGGTCATTACGAATGAGCCCTACCTGCGCTTTGATCCGTTTGTGATCGAGAGTGACATCGTCAAAAAGGCCTATTCCAAAGAGATGAGAGTGCAGGATCATCAGGGTTATTTGTGGTTTGTGGCCGACAATCAGTCACTGATTCGCTACGATGGGCATTATGCCAAAACCTACGACTCTACGCGGTATTATGGGATCAACATGACTTCCAATCATGTTGTATGGTCGATGACTGATGCAGGAATGGCGATTTTTGATACCCTCACCGAGAAATTTAATTCTTATCCTACACCGCTCATTAAGAATTATGTGCTTTGGGGTGAAGCGTCAAATGCCGATGGGAAAATATATATTTTATTTCCTGCTGTGGACAATAATATCCGTGCCCCTTTTTTTGAGTTTGACACCAAAACCAACCGGTTTAAGCACATCAAACTACCGCCCGTTATCAATGGCTATACCAACCGTTACGAGCCTGATACCGGAGCTTTGGTGCTCATCAAACCAATGTCGGTAGATGCACTCGGGCGCGTATGGGGGCAGGTATCTCATGCCTCCGATACCAATCACGGAATATCGTCTTTGGGGTATTATGATCCTGTCCGCCATCAACTTGTTTGGTACAACTTGGCCGGAAATTATAATCCCGAAGTTAGGGGCCGCAAAGAGAAGCATCAGGAGTTAAGTATTAATTCAATCGTTCCCGAGGCCAATGGCCGATATATTTGGTTGGGAGGATGGATTCATTTGGGACTGCTTCGTTTTGATACGCACACGCTCCGCTGGAAGCAGTATTATTTTCCAGCATTAAAGTCCAATCAACTATTTGTACTCCAGCCTTTTCAAAAAGATAAGTTCATCTTTCACACCGATGATGGAATTAAAGTTTTTGATAAACAGACCGAAACCCTGCACGAATACCCCCACATTCCGGATGATCAATTTTCGCCTCCGTCCAACGTTAATTCCTTTTTTTTGGGAAGGCGTAATACCGTTTGGATGGGTAAACACATCGCCGTTGGCGATGCGGCCGTTGCGTATTTGAGTCCTGATGTTCAGGTGTTGCGCGCGGTTCCTCAAAAAATACAGAAAGAACGGTTCCGAATATTCTGTCAATACCAAAATCAATTGTATTTCACCTATCAAACACCACGGGGATTTGTATTGGCGAGTTATAACGAACAAAACGGGCAATTGACGGAGATGCTCCAACAACCCGCTCCTTCTCAACCCGAACAGCACTTCAATATGGCTTTGGCCGACAGCCTCCATCAGGTGATTTGGTTTGTGGGGAAGATAGACGGAGGAAGCATTTGGCAGTGGGATTTGCGCCGCAAACGCATGATAAAAGTGCAGGCCTCCATCCAAAATTCCCCTTTACGGACAGACCAACTCTACGATATTATGTCCATTGCCCAAGATAAAGAAGGGAACGTTTGGATACCCATTACGCAAACTACCTCCACTACCGAAGGCTCACTGGTCAAATACGATGCCCACCGTAAAACGTTTATGAATATCGTCAGTATTCAGCCGCTGGTAGAAAACCAGCGGCTGAGGTCAGTAATGGTCGACAGCCGAGGTATGGTGTGGCTGGGAAATTGGGACGATAACCTGATTCGTTGGTTTGACCCAAAAACCAACAAGCTGACCATCAAAGACGACATCAATAAAACAACCGTAGAGACAAATATTGCCATCAATAAAATGGTGGAAGACCCTAAGCGAGGGGTAATTTGGATTGCCGCCACCAGGCATGGACTTTGGAAATATACTCCGCTCACCAATAAATGGCAACGAATGCCTTTGGACAAAAATGATGTGATTGTAAATATTATGATCACAAATGATGGAACACTTTGGCTAAAAAGCGACAATGCCCTCATTAGATATAACCCTGAAACGGGGGCTGCTAAATACCTGGGAGCAGAATATGATTTGAATCAATTTTTGAACGGATCTTTTATCAAAGGAAAAGGTGATGAACTGTTTTTTGGCCGATTTCGATTTTATCCCCACGAAATCAAGGATGTTACGCTCAAACCACGCGTGGTATTCAGCTTTATCAAAGTGTTCAATCATGAATTGAGGCTTCCGCAAAACCTCAATTCCGTCACTGAAATTACCCTGCGGCACGACCAAAGCTTTTTCACCGTAGGGTTTTCGGCGCTGTCGTACATCCAGCACCAAAAAAATCAATATGCCTATCGACTGGTAGACTTTTCAAATGATTGGATTTTATGTGGTAACACCCCCTTAGCGGCCTTCACCAACGTGCCTCCGGGCGAATATGAACTCCAAGTCAAAGGGTCAAATTATGACGGTGTTTGGTCGGATGTACGCTCATTAAAAATCATCATTTTACCACCTTTTTGGCAAACATGGTGGTTCAGGGGGTTGCTGCTCGCGTTGGGGTTGGCAGTGGTCTATACCATGTATCGCTACCGCTTGGAACAACAAACGCTCAAAAGCCGCCTGCAAGCCGAGGAAGCCCTGCGCAAACAGCGTGAAGCGGAGTACAAACAGCGCATTGCCCAAACCGAAATTTCGGCCCTACGCGCGCAGATGAACCCTCACTTTATCTTCAACTGTCTCAATTCGATTCAATACTTTACGGCCAACAACGAAGCAGATACAGCTTCTGAGTACCTGTCTAAGTTTTCCCGACTGATACGACTCGTGCTCGAAAACTCACGCTCGGAGAAAGTGACGCTGACCAACGAACTCGAAACCCTGCGGCTATACATTGAGATGGAAGCTATGCGGTTTCAGCAAAAAGTGCATTATGAAATCAACGTTGCCTCTGATGTAGATACTGACACGATTCAAATTCCGCCGCTGTTGGTGCAGCCCTTCGTCGAAAATGCCATCTGGCACGGATTGATGCACAAAGAAGCAGGCGGACAGGTGATCATTGCGGTGACACAACCGCAGGAAAATGTGCTTCGCATTGCCATCACCGACGACGGTGTGGGGCGTGAAAAAGCAGCCGAATACAAGAGCAAATCTGCGACTAAACATAAATCCTTTGGCATGAAAGTAACCACGGAGCGTATCGAACTCATCAATCAACTGTATCAAACCAATACCAACGTGAAAATCAATGATTTGAAAGACGATTGGGGAATAGCTGCTGGCACAGAAGTAGTGGTGAAAATTCCTATTTAG